A single Caretta caretta isolate rCarCar2 chromosome 2, rCarCar1.hap1, whole genome shotgun sequence DNA region contains:
- the LOC142070706 gene encoding uncharacterized protein LOC142070706, which yields MMESQNRKTAPAWTEREVWDLIAVWGEESVLSELRSSFRNAKTFVKISQGMKDRGHNRDPKQCCMKLKELRQAYQKTREANGRSGSEPQTCRFYDELHSILGGSATTTPAMLFDSFNGDGGNMEAGFGDEEDDDDDEVVDSSQQASGETGFPDSQELFLTLDLEPVPPEPTQGCLLDPAGGEGTSAACVSMITGSCPSQRLVKIRKKKKHTRDEMFSELMLSSHTDRAQTNAWRQIMSECRKAQNDWEERWRAEESKWRAEDMAEAQMWRQRDERRQDSMLRLLEDQTSMLQCMVELQQRQLEHRLPLQPLCNQPPSSPSSIASTPRRPRTRWGGLRPTSQSTTEDCPKNRRLAFNKF from the exons atgatggagtcccagaatcgcaaaacagctccagcatggactgaacgggaggtatgggatctgattgctgtatggggagaggaatccgtgctatcagaactccgttccagttttcgaaatgccaaaacctttgtcaaaatctcccagggcatgaaggacagaggccataacagggacccgaagcagtgctgcatgaaacttaaggagctgaggcaagcctaccagaaaaccagagaggcgaacggccgctccgggtcagagccccaaacatgccgcttctatgatgagctgcattccattttagggggttcagccaccactaccccagccatgttgtttgactccttcaatggagatggaggcaacatggaagcaggttttggggacgaagaagatgatgatgatgatgaggttgtagatagctcacagcaagcaagcggagaaaccggttttcctgacagccaggaactgtttctcaccctggacctggagccagtaccccccgaacccacccaaggctgcctcctggacccagcaggcggagaagggacctccg ctgcatgtgtttcaatgatcacaggatcttgtccttcccagaggctagtgaagattagaaagaaaaaaaaacacactcgtgatgaaatgttctctgagctcatgctgtcctcccacactgacagagcacagacgaatgcgtggaggcaaataatgtcagagtgcaggaaagcacaaaatgactgggaggagaggtggcgggctgaagagagtaagtggcgggctgaagacatgGCTGAAGcgcaaatgtggcggcagcgtgatgagaggaggcaggattcaatgctgaggctgctggaggatcaaaccagtatgctccagtgtatggttgagctgcagcaaaggcagctggagcacagactgccactgcagcccctgtgtaaccaaccgccctcctccccaagttccatagcctccacacccagacgcccaagaacgcggtgggggggcctccggccaaccagccaatccaccacagaggattgcccaaaaaacagaaggctggcattcaataaattttaa